A genome region from Myroides fluvii includes the following:
- a CDS encoding dihydroorotase, with protein sequence MTNYLIKNGNLVNEGVVQKADLLIQEGKIVRIAGVIEATAEMQVIDATGKYVIPGMIDDQVHFREPGLTHKGDIASESRAAVAGGITSFIEQPNTVPNAVTQELLEQKYEIASSKSYANYSFMMGGTNDNLDELLQTNPRNVAGIKLFLGSSTGNMLVDRQEVLEKIFSSTSMLIAVHAEDEATIQANLQQHKEQYGEDIPVECHPIIRSEEACYISSSKAIELAKKTGARLHVFHVSTGKETDLFRNDIPLKDKKITAEVCVHHLWFTDKDYETKGNFIKWNPAVKKESDREKLWEALLDGRIDVIATDHAPHTKEEKAKAYTQAPSGGPLVQHALVSLFEAKKQGRITVEKIVEKTAHNPAILFQIEKRGFLKEGYHADIVLIDPNNSWEVNQNNILYKCGWSPFEGETFSSKVTHTFVNGCLVYENEEVKEIRCGQRLLFER encoded by the coding sequence ATGACTAACTACTTAATTAAAAACGGAAACCTTGTCAATGAAGGTGTTGTTCAAAAAGCGGACCTCCTGATTCAAGAAGGGAAAATTGTGCGCATAGCTGGGGTTATCGAAGCAACAGCTGAGATGCAAGTGATCGATGCAACAGGAAAATACGTTATTCCAGGTATGATCGATGATCAAGTGCATTTTCGCGAACCAGGATTGACGCATAAAGGAGATATCGCATCAGAGTCAAGAGCGGCTGTAGCTGGGGGAATCACTTCTTTCATTGAACAACCCAACACCGTTCCTAATGCAGTTACTCAGGAATTGTTAGAACAGAAATACGAAATAGCGTCTTCCAAGTCGTATGCGAATTATTCGTTTATGATGGGAGGGACGAATGATAATTTAGATGAATTACTCCAGACAAATCCGCGTAATGTAGCGGGAATTAAATTGTTTTTGGGGTCGTCAACCGGCAATATGTTGGTGGATCGTCAAGAGGTTTTAGAAAAAATATTTTCGAGTACTTCCATGTTGATTGCGGTTCATGCTGAAGATGAAGCAACAATCCAAGCCAATTTGCAACAGCACAAGGAACAATATGGAGAGGATATCCCTGTAGAATGTCACCCAATTATTCGCAGTGAGGAGGCTTGTTATATTTCTTCGTCTAAAGCGATAGAATTAGCAAAGAAAACAGGAGCGCGATTACACGTGTTTCACGTGTCTACAGGAAAAGAAACGGATTTGTTTCGCAATGATATCCCATTAAAAGACAAAAAAATTACGGCGGAGGTTTGCGTACATCACCTGTGGTTTACCGATAAGGATTACGAGACAAAAGGGAACTTCATTAAGTGGAACCCCGCAGTTAAAAAAGAAAGTGATAGAGAAAAACTTTGGGAAGCTTTGTTAGATGGACGCATTGATGTTATTGCTACAGACCATGCACCCCATACGAAAGAAGAGAAAGCAAAAGCGTACACACAAGCTCCTTCTGGAGGCCCTTTAGTTCAACATGCTTTAGTCTCTTTGTTTGAAGCAAAAAAACAAGGGAGAATTACTGTTGAAAAAATTGTTGAAAAAACAGCGCACAATCCTGCGATTCTATTCCAAATAGAAAAAAGAGGATTTTTGAAAGAAGGCTATCACGCCGATATTGTTTTAATTGATCCGAATAACAGTTGGGAAGTAAATCAAAACAATATTTTGTATAAATGTGGCTGGTCTCCATTTGAAGGAGAAACATTCTCTTCTAAAGTTACCCATACATTTGTTAATGGATGTTTGGTCTATGAGAATGAAGAAGTAAA